A genome region from Methanococcoides burtonii DSM 6242 includes the following:
- the queD gene encoding 6-carboxytetrahydropterin synthase QueD has translation MTKMRLGIIEYIDSAHYLPEHETCGIVHGHTYKIEVVLEGEKQENGMVMDFYIIKKIVKEILKTYDHKLLNDVLPFPSAENICEHMHGQLFEQLGLPVSVKVWEGHGKWCELNGFE, from the coding sequence ATGACAAAAATGAGACTTGGAATAATAGAATATATTGACAGTGCACACTATTTGCCGGAACACGAGACCTGTGGTATAGTTCACGGCCACACTTATAAAATAGAGGTAGTTCTAGAAGGCGAGAAACAAGAGAATGGAATGGTCATGGATTTTTACATTATCAAGAAGATCGTAAAGGAGATCCTCAAAACATACGACCATAAGCTTTTGAATGACGTTCTTCCTTTCCCAAGTGCTGAAAATATCTGTGAACACATGCATGGTCAGCTTTTTGAGCAGCTTGGGCTTCCAGTATCTGTGAAGGTATGGGAAGGTCATGGGAAATGGTGTGAATTGAACGGTTTTGAGTGA
- the ala gene encoding alanine dehydrogenase, whose amino-acid sequence MDILWLDQNDVRSLIGLSSAMEAVEKAFEQHGNKKVQMPPKSYLYFDKHNGDLRTMPAYLEEQDISGVKIVNVHPDNRDKGLPSVMALVILNSTETGQPLAVMDGTYLTDLRTGAAGGVAAKYLARKDSHIVGIIGAGNQAKTQLLALSLIFDLHRVNVYDVSKDRCDDFREEMMQKMDATIIVTSTVKDACDCDILVTVTPVREPLVKAEWIKQGTHINAIGADAVGKEELDPTLITSAKVFVDDIVQASHSGEVNVPLSNGIITVDDIWAEIGEVIAGIKIGRENESEITVFDSTGLAIQDIAAATLVYDAAKSKGIGRSLSMF is encoded by the coding sequence ATGGATATTTTATGGTTAGACCAGAATGATGTAAGATCTCTTATTGGACTTTCTTCGGCAATGGAAGCTGTTGAAAAGGCATTTGAACAACATGGAAATAAGAAAGTTCAAATGCCTCCTAAATCTTATCTGTATTTTGATAAACACAATGGCGATCTTCGGACAATGCCTGCATACCTTGAAGAACAGGATATTTCAGGTGTGAAAATAGTCAATGTTCATCCTGATAATCGTGACAAGGGGTTACCTTCGGTAATGGCTCTGGTCATTTTGAACTCTACAGAGACCGGTCAACCTCTTGCTGTGATGGATGGGACCTATCTTACCGATCTGCGTACTGGTGCTGCCGGGGGGGTTGCTGCGAAATATCTTGCACGTAAGGATTCTCATATAGTAGGCATTATCGGTGCGGGGAATCAGGCGAAAACGCAGTTGCTGGCATTGTCTTTGATTTTTGATCTTCATCGTGTGAACGTCTATGACGTAAGTAAAGATCGATGTGATGATTTTAGGGAAGAGATGATGCAGAAAATGGATGCTACAATAATCGTGACCTCTACTGTGAAGGATGCGTGTGACTGTGATATTCTTGTTACGGTTACACCTGTAAGGGAGCCGCTAGTAAAAGCAGAGTGGATAAAACAGGGTACTCATATTAATGCAATTGGTGCGGATGCTGTGGGCAAAGAGGAGCTTGATCCAACACTTATTACTTCTGCAAAAGTGTTTGTGGATGATATTGTTCAGGCATCACATTCGGGGGAAGTGAATGTTCCTTTGTCAAATGGTATTATCACGGTTGATGATATTTGGGCTGAGATCGGTGAGGTCATTGCAGGGATTAAGATCGGTAGGGAAAACGAATCGGAAATTACTGTTTTTGATTCGACCGGACTTGCAATTCAGGATATTGCCGCAGCAACACTTGTTTATGATGCCGCAAAATCGAAGGGAATTGGGCGTTCTCTCTCAATGTTTTAA
- a CDS encoding PKD domain-containing protein, which produces MNSLIKPLGFLLLITILLSGLTTITNGPSLLPHNPVNDNHETNLNEWSDHSPSKGDGSPQLRVTSGSYTPDALVISMEPVSDFTSNITSGDVPLSVKFIDMSSGATSWAWDFDGDSLIDSTDAMFVHIYTTPGTYNVSLTATNPNGSDTKTITGYITAHLPETEPVMPVANFTSNVTVGLTPLSVKFTDLSLDAANVSWDVNEDGIEDSNASEFVYVYGVPGTYNVSLAATNSNGTDIKFDMLNAYLPEEIPEFPTIALPILSVLGLMFFLQRRK; this is translated from the coding sequence ATGAACTCACTTATTAAACCTTTAGGTTTCTTGTTATTGATCACTATCCTTTTGAGTGGTCTTACTACGATTACGAATGGTCCTTCCCTACTCCCTCATAATCCGGTGAATGATAATCATGAAACCAATTTGAATGAATGGTCTGATCACTCTCCTTCCAAGGGCGATGGTAGTCCTCAACTTAGGGTGACTAGTGGTAGTTATACTCCAGATGCTCTGGTCATTTCAATGGAACCGGTTTCTGATTTCACTTCTAATATTACATCGGGGGATGTTCCTCTTAGTGTTAAATTCATTGATATGTCAAGTGGTGCTACTTCATGGGCATGGGACTTTGATGGTGATAGCCTTATAGATTCTACTGATGCTATGTTCGTCCACATCTACACAACACCTGGAACTTACAATGTATCTCTGACAGCTACAAATCCAAATGGTAGCGATACAAAGACCATCACTGGCTACATTACAGCGCATTTGCCTGAAACCGAACCTGTCATGCCGGTTGCAAACTTTACTTCCAATGTTACTGTTGGTCTGACCCCTCTTAGCGTTAAGTTTACTGACCTTTCACTTGATGCAGCCAATGTTTCGTGGGATGTTAACGAGGATGGTATTGAGGATTCCAATGCATCGGAGTTCGTTTATGTTTATGGTGTCCCGGGCACTTACAATGTGTCCTTGGCCGCAACTAATTCTAACGGAACTGATATTAAATTCGATATGTTGAATGCATATCTTCCGGAAGAGATCCCGGAATTCCCGACAATTGCACTTCCTATACTAAGTGTCTTGGGACTGATGTTCTTTTTACAAAGAAGGAAATGA
- the mptN gene encoding tetrahydromethanopterin:alpha-L-glutamate ligase, translating to MKHIGIIITDRNDPTAQAFQNACVSNNIKPHMIDLREKKVIIGESLSLQIADRDLQQLDVIIVRDVGAGGFDGVSFRFDVLRQLEQEGVPIINSPVSIQNAANKYYASSLMAKAGLPIPKTMVVQDTGNALNILDRMEDAVIKPIFGYKGKDIVRIKDGTIINNDGTTNDSELEGTIDAILEQRGMLYIQEYIANPGRDIRAFVVNGKVIAAIYRTAPEGAWINNLSQGGNESRCELSSYQIELCIKASRSVGTYFAGVDLIEELNGSNNGNGDKSLILEINATPSVAGIYKAWGINAAKYIIKNISSDL from the coding sequence ATGAAGCATATTGGAATCATCATCACGGACCGGAACGACCCCACTGCCCAGGCATTCCAAAATGCTTGCGTATCTAACAATATAAAGCCCCACATGATTGACCTGCGGGAAAAGAAAGTCATCATTGGAGAAAGCCTGAGCTTACAGATCGCAGACAGGGACCTTCAACAATTGGATGTGATAATAGTAAGGGATGTTGGAGCAGGAGGATTTGATGGAGTTTCATTCCGCTTCGATGTACTAAGGCAATTGGAACAGGAAGGTGTGCCGATAATAAATTCACCGGTATCGATACAGAATGCTGCCAATAAATATTATGCATCCAGCCTTATGGCAAAAGCAGGACTGCCCATACCAAAAACAATGGTAGTTCAGGATACAGGAAATGCATTGAATATCCTTGACAGGATGGAAGATGCTGTAATTAAGCCTATTTTTGGATATAAGGGGAAAGATATTGTTCGAATAAAGGACGGCACGATAATCAACAATGATGGAACAACAAATGACTCCGAACTGGAAGGGACGATAGATGCGATCCTTGAGCAAAGGGGAATGCTCTACATACAGGAATATATTGCCAATCCGGGAAGGGACATACGTGCATTCGTAGTCAATGGAAAAGTAATAGCAGCAATATACAGGACTGCACCAGAAGGTGCATGGATCAATAATCTGAGCCAGGGTGGCAATGAATCACGTTGCGAGCTGTCCTCGTATCAGATAGAACTTTGCATAAAGGCTTCAAGGTCAGTAGGTACATACTTTGCAGGGGTCGATCTGATAGAGGAACTGAATGGAAGCAATAATGGTAACGGTGACAAAAGCTTGATACTGGAGATAAATGCTACACCTTCTGTGGCAGGTATTTATAAAGCATGGGGAATTAATGCTGCAAAATATATAATCAAGAATATTAGCAGCGACTTATAA
- the nifB gene encoding nitrogenase cofactor biosynthesis protein NifB yields MPDTDKINEECHDVNDVDREILRKISEHPCYDKNAQHKFGRIHLAVAPKCNIQCNYCDRKFDCVNESRPGVTSEILTPQEALEKTRQVLKDHPFIKVVAVAGPGDPLANDETFETLELIKNEFPDVTLCLSTNGLALPDKMDELLRVGVSTLTVTLNAIDPKIQAQIVDHISYKGKSYTGVEAAEILIANQLEGIKKAVEAGMVIKVNTVLIPEINKDHIVEVAKKIREMGVFIMNIMPLICQAKFADMEPPSNEVRKEMQDSCEPYVQQMRHCRQCRSDAYGLIGKDLSQMSEERRNVIKMESIEKKDHSE; encoded by the coding sequence TTGCCTGATACTGATAAAATCAATGAAGAATGTCATGATGTAAATGATGTGGATCGTGAAATTCTGCGTAAGATCTCAGAACATCCATGTTATGATAAGAACGCGCAGCATAAATTTGGTCGAATACATTTGGCTGTTGCTCCAAAATGCAATATCCAGTGCAACTATTGTGACCGTAAGTTTGATTGTGTGAACGAAAGCCGCCCTGGTGTGACAAGTGAAATATTAACTCCACAGGAAGCCCTTGAAAAGACTCGGCAGGTTCTCAAAGACCATCCTTTCATTAAGGTGGTAGCTGTGGCGGGTCCTGGTGACCCGCTGGCTAACGATGAGACCTTTGAGACTCTGGAGCTGATCAAGAACGAGTTCCCTGATGTAACTCTTTGTCTTAGTACCAATGGTCTTGCTCTGCCGGATAAAATGGATGAGCTTCTTAGGGTAGGGGTCAGCACACTTACTGTGACCCTTAATGCCATCGATCCTAAGATCCAGGCACAGATAGTTGACCATATCTCTTACAAAGGCAAATCCTATACAGGCGTTGAAGCTGCAGAGATCCTCATTGCCAACCAGCTTGAAGGAATCAAAAAAGCTGTTGAGGCAGGGATGGTCATAAAAGTGAACACCGTCCTGATCCCTGAGATCAATAAAGATCATATTGTAGAGGTTGCAAAGAAAATACGCGAAATGGGTGTTTTCATCATGAACATCATGCCTCTCATATGTCAGGCAAAGTTCGCGGACATGGAACCTCCATCCAATGAAGTACGTAAAGAGATGCAGGACTCCTGTGAACCTTATGTACAGCAGATGAGGCACTGTCGCCAATGCAGGTCTGATGCTTACGGTCTTATCGGTAAGGACCTTTCACAGATGAGTGAAGAGCGCAGGAACGTCATAAAGATGGAGTCGATCGAAAAGAAAGATCACAGTGAATGA
- the queC gene encoding 7-cyano-7-deazaguanine synthase QueC: MRSILLLSSGLDSVAALAIALDNSDVFMALTFDYGQRSVKKEIEYSRMVCEHYGIEHRIITLSWLSSITNTSLVNKDLDVPELSINDLIDGPDNITEDSAKSVWVPNRNGVFINIAASFAESHGCEYVIAGFNGEEAKTFPDNSKEFVNAVDECFSYSTANGVKVLAPLIDMDKVSIVRKAMELGAPLEYSWSCYHGAEEPCGVCESCMRRKRAFLASGFEDPHIKKRADFKR; encoded by the coding sequence ATGAGATCCATATTATTATTAAGCAGTGGCCTTGATTCTGTTGCTGCCCTTGCAATTGCATTAGATAATAGTGATGTCTTCATGGCGTTGACATTTGATTATGGACAACGGTCTGTAAAAAAAGAGATCGAATATTCCCGTATGGTTTGTGAACACTATGGGATTGAGCACAGGATAATTACGTTGAGCTGGCTTAGTTCTATAACCAATACTTCTCTTGTGAACAAAGACCTCGATGTTCCGGAGCTATCAATTAATGACCTTATAGATGGTCCTGATAATATTACTGAAGATTCTGCAAAGAGTGTGTGGGTGCCTAATCGGAATGGGGTTTTCATCAATATTGCAGCAAGCTTTGCTGAAAGCCATGGATGTGAATATGTCATCGCAGGCTTCAATGGTGAAGAGGCAAAAACATTTCCTGATAATTCCAAAGAGTTCGTGAACGCAGTTGATGAATGTTTTTCCTATTCAACTGCAAACGGCGTAAAAGTACTAGCACCACTAATCGATATGGATAAGGTGTCAATAGTGCGCAAAGCAATGGAATTGGGTGCACCACTTGAATATAGCTGGAGTTGCTATCATGGGGCTGAAGAGCCTTGTGGGGTGTGTGAAAGTTGCATGAGGAGAAAGCGTGCTTTCCTCGCGTCCGGGTTTGAAGACCCTCATATTAAAAAACGAGCTGATTTTAAAAGATAA
- the pth2 gene encoding peptidyl-tRNA hydrolase Pth2, translated as MVEYKQCIIIRDDLKLSKGKLAVQVAHAAVSAAEWASRSDLENWKEGGQKKVVLRVEKLQDLFELKEKARREGLSTALITDAGLTEIAPGTVTVLGIGPARADYIDKVTGNLKLV; from the coding sequence ATGGTAGAATATAAACAGTGTATCATTATCAGGGATGACCTGAAACTTTCGAAGGGAAAGCTTGCAGTGCAAGTAGCTCATGCTGCTGTATCTGCTGCAGAGTGGGCAAGCCGATCAGACCTTGAGAACTGGAAAGAAGGTGGACAAAAGAAAGTGGTCTTGCGTGTCGAGAAACTTCAGGACCTTTTTGAACTTAAAGAAAAAGCAAGACGCGAAGGACTATCTACCGCACTGATAACGGATGCCGGACTTACTGAGATAGCTCCTGGAACAGTTACCGTTTTGGGTATTGGTCCTGCAAGAGCAGACTACATC
- a CDS encoding 7-carboxy-7-deazaguanine synthase QueE, translating into MEAPISEIFCSVQGEGPHVGVRQAFVRFIGCNLNCSYCDTEPADPSVCMFERTPGSNSFENIPNPLVTSQVSELLGNYGNIHSVSLTGGEPLLHADFISKMDIPHLLYLESNMTLPHMAEKIKDKVSYVSGDIKLIDEFEGEDLVTHLEQTIECFRTLRQTKDRECFCKLVVTKDTVPDDVYRMVDAISDYVSCVVLQPVTQNNFSSGIEFLLQLQKNLLDSVDTLIIPQTHKMWGCL; encoded by the coding sequence ATGGAAGCTCCTATCAGTGAGATCTTCTGTTCTGTTCAGGGTGAAGGTCCTCATGTTGGTGTGAGGCAGGCATTCGTGCGTTTCATTGGATGCAATCTGAATTGTTCCTATTGTGATACCGAACCGGCAGACCCCAGTGTCTGCATGTTTGAAAGAACACCGGGTTCGAACAGCTTTGAGAACATCCCGAATCCTCTGGTGACCTCTCAGGTAAGTGAGCTCCTTGGTAATTATGGCAATATCCATTCAGTTTCCCTGACCGGTGGCGAACCTCTTCTTCATGCGGATTTCATTTCCAAGATGGATATCCCTCATCTATTGTATCTGGAATCGAACATGACATTGCCTCATATGGCGGAAAAGATCAAAGATAAGGTCTCTTACGTTTCAGGGGACATTAAGCTCATAGATGAGTTCGAAGGTGAGGACCTTGTGACACATCTTGAACAGACCATCGAATGCTTTAGAACACTCAGACAGACAAAGGACAGGGAATGTTTCTGTAAACTGGTGGTCACAAAGGATACCGTTCCGGATGATGTATACAGGATGGTGGATGCTATATCAGACTATGTTTCCTGTGTTGTGCTTCAACCGGTTACACAAAATAATTTTTCATCAGGCATTGAATTTTTGCTTCAATTGCAAAAAAATCTGCTTGATTCAGTGGATACATTAATAATTCCTCAGACACACAAAATGTGGGGTTGCTTATAA
- a CDS encoding DUF5658 family protein, whose protein sequence is MSKLLSFLHDIRYVLLFYIVGDILTTYIGINGGHGFESNPFLTSLGLTYLLKLLFLFLLGILYIRTVERPILWDFTRHAVVLIGIFATVNNLIVIYYGYSPIQLVI, encoded by the coding sequence ATGAGTAAGTTATTATCTTTCTTACATGACATCAGATACGTTCTTTTGTTCTACATAGTCGGGGATATCCTGACCACATACATAGGAATAAACGGAGGACATGGGTTCGAATCGAATCCATTCCTTACATCCCTTGGCCTGACCTATCTATTGAAGCTCTTATTCCTATTCCTGTTAGGCATCCTCTACATCAGAACGGTTGAAAGACCAATCTTATGGGATTTCACAAGACACGCAGTAGTATTGATCGGAATATTTGCTACAGTGAACAATCTGATAGTAATTTATTATGGGTATTCACCCATTCAGCTGGTTATCTAA
- a CDS encoding DUF366 family protein, with the protein MECIVLDEKVHYDGSQISSLWAYNLKGVQYDSIVAFRGGCDVKIEHMIDLEDKRMGDSIYSTDMLHFLIEHFDSTDLKLVYARQRLFTSIVAESLSDTGIVTTRQGDDLFVNGKKLTISIASTSSVSQKIHFGINVYHDFYGNLNDIGIDENKAVSLLADIGKRYVAEIHDIEKDLRKSRPLDVI; encoded by the coding sequence ATGGAATGTATCGTTCTAGATGAAAAAGTACATTATGATGGCAGCCAGATATCTTCTCTCTGGGCTTATAACCTGAAAGGCGTTCAGTATGATTCCATCGTTGCCTTCCGAGGCGGATGCGATGTCAAGATAGAACATATGATAGACCTCGAAGACAAAAGGATGGGCGATTCTATCTATTCTACGGATATGCTACATTTCTTGATAGAGCACTTCGATTCCACAGACCTTAAATTGGTCTATGCAAGACAGCGGCTCTTTACTTCAATTGTTGCAGAATCTCTCTCTGATACTGGTATAGTTACCACTCGGCAGGGGGATGATCTTTTTGTAAATGGCAAAAAGTTGACAATTTCAATTGCAAGTACTTCGTCAGTATCCCAGAAGATCCATTTTGGAATCAATGTCTACCACGACTTCTATGGTAACCTCAATGATATTGGGATCGATGAGAACAAGGCAGTAAGCTTACTTGCTGATATTGGCAAACGATATGTTGCTGAGATCCATGACATTGAAAAGGACCTGCGAAAATCACGTCCTCTGGATGTGATCTAA